CGGGAGGGATCCGGACAACCGCGCCGGCGACGGACGACCCCGTGATCTCCGGCGAACTCCCGGCCCACGGCCGCCGGTCACGGTCCTGCGGACCCGGCACGCCTTCCGCTCCGGTGCCGCGCCCCGAGGGGCGGGCGGGCGCTCGTTCTGGCGCGAACTGTAACCCTCACACTCCCTCGATGTGACAGCGATGTGACGGGTCCATGAAACGGTTTGCCGAACATGCGTAGGGTGCAGACAACTCATCAGAAGGAGCGGGCCGGAAACCGGGCGGTTCGCGGACCGACGAGACGAGGGAGGGAGCCGGAGCGATGGGCGACCACAAAGAACAACCGCTTCGCGTGGGCGCGGCCGTGCGCCGAAGGCGCCGGGCGCTGCGACTCACCCTCGCCGTCGTGGCCGAACGCAGTGGCCTGTCGGTTCCCTTCCTCAGCCAGGTGGAGAACGAGCGGGCGCGGCCCAGCAGAAGCTCCCTGGAGAGAGTCGCCGGAGCCCTCGACACCTCCGCCGCCGAACTGCTCGCCGCGGCCGACCCGGCGTGCAGCGTCGACGTCGTGCGCGCCGACGCGGGCGCCGAGTTCACTCCCGAGGCCCACGTGCGCCCCCTGGTGCGCGGTCACCACCAGCTGCACGCCACCGAGTTCACCGGCGACCACGACGAGGGACGCGAACTCCAGCACCGCAACGACAAGTTGATGTACGTGTGCGACGGCGCGGTCGAGGTCGAGGCCGAGGGCCGCGCGCATCGCCTGGGACGCGGCGACACGCTCTATCTGACGGGCGGGGTCCGGCACCGGTGGCGCGCCACCGTGCCGGACACCCGTGTCATCGTCGTGGAGGTCGCCGACCACATCGACGCGGTGGAGGACCGGCACCGCTTCGGCAGGCGCTGACCGGTGGCGCCGGACACGACGGGCGACGACCCGACGGCGGGGGAGAGGCGGCCTAAGGGCCCGCGCGTGGTGTCGCTCGTGCCCTCGCTCACCGAGGCCGTCGCGGTGACCCTGCCCGGCGCCCTCGTGGCCGCCACCGACTGGTGCACCCACCCCGCGGGCCTCGACGTGCGACGCGTCGGCGGCACCAAGAACCCCGACGTCGACGCCGTCCTGCGGCTCGCGCCCGACCTCGTCCTCGCCAACGAGGAGGAGAACCGCGAGCCCGACCTGACCGCCCTGCGCCAGGCCGGAGTCGAGGTCCTGGTCACCGAGGTACGGGACGTGCCCGGCGCCCTGCGCGAACTCGACCGGGTGCTCCGGGCCTGCGGTGCGCGCGGCCGCCCCCGGTGGCTGGACGAGGCCGAGGCCGCGTGGGCCGGGCCGCCCGCGCCGGAACGCCGCCGCAGCGCGGTCGTGCCCGTCTGGCGGCGGCCCTGGATGGTGCTCGGCCGCGACACGTTCGCCGGTGACGTGCTCGCGCGGCTCGGCGTCGACAACCTCTACGCCGGCCACGCGGACCGCTACCCGCGCATCCCGCTCGCCGAACTGACCGCCGCGTCCCCCGACCTGGCCGTCCTGCCCGACGAGCCGTACCGCTTCACCCCCGACGACGGCCCCGAGTCCTTCCCGGACATCCCCTGCGCCCTGGTCGACGGCCGGATGCTGACCTGGTACGGGCCCTCGATGGCCGAGGCACCGGGAAGGCTCAGCGCGGCGCTGCGAGCAGCCGGCCGCTGATCAGGCCCCGGGCGGTGCCGACGGCGGCCACCGACCAGGCCGCCACCAGCAGGGCGTAGAGCGCGACCGCGAGGATGTCGAAAGCGGCCAGCCCGGTGTGGCGGGCCAGGCTCTCCGCACCGGTCGCGCAGGTGCCGAGCGGGAAGGTGAACGCCCACCAGGTCATCGCGAAACCCATGCCCCGGCGGCGGGCCCGGACGACGAGGGCGACAGCCAGCGCGAGCCACAGCAGGGCGAACCCCATGACGGGGACTCCGTAGAGGACGGCGAAGAAGGCGAAACCGTGGACGTACGGGGCGGACAGCGCGCCCGGAGCGACGTCGGCGAACTTGCCGGCCGCCGTCGTCGACTGGCCCAGCGGACCGAGCACCAGGAACAGCGTCGGGGTCAGCACGAGCGGCGGCGGACCCGAGGTGACGAGCCGCGCGAACACCATCGGCAGCATCACCAGGACGGCCAGCAGGCTCAGCCCGAACAGCGCGACGCAGCCGAGGAGCAGCGTCTCCCGGGGCTGGCCGGCCGGCAGATGCGGCACCAGCAGCGGACCGAGGGCGGCCGACACCATCGGGGCGACGAGCGGCAACAGCCACACCGGGGACGCCTGCCCCGGCTCGATCCGGTGGTGGACGACCATGAGGTACGGGACGGCCACCGCGGCGGCGAGTCCGAGCGCGGTCCCGGCCGTGAACAGGACGGTGTCGACGGCGACCGCGGCCCCCGTTCCGATCCAGTCCGCGCCGACCACCAGGGTCCCGCCGCCGACGGCGAGCAGCGCCATCGCGAGACACCCGTAGAACGGGGCGGTCGCCGGGTCCAGGAGATGGGCGCGGGCCTGGTCGGGGTGGTACCTCCAGTGCGCGGCCCGGGCGACGAGCAGGGTCACCAGCATCATGA
The window above is part of the Streptomyces sp. NBC_01428 genome. Proteins encoded here:
- a CDS encoding helix-turn-helix domain-containing protein: MGDHKEQPLRVGAAVRRRRRALRLTLAVVAERSGLSVPFLSQVENERARPSRSSLERVAGALDTSAAELLAAADPACSVDVVRADAGAEFTPEAHVRPLVRGHHQLHATEFTGDHDEGRELQHRNDKLMYVCDGAVEVEAEGRAHRLGRGDTLYLTGGVRHRWRATVPDTRVIVVEVADHIDAVEDRHRFGRR
- a CDS encoding TDT family transporter encodes the protein MVTAAQPFSADPAAAVRVARSPRTTRDRAVAAVRHLGPNWYASVMGTAIVATAGAGLPVHVPGLRTACAVVWALSLMMLVTLLVARAAHWRYHPDQARAHLLDPATAPFYGCLAMALLAVGGGTLVVGADWIGTGAAVAVDTVLFTAGTALGLAAAVAVPYLMVVHHRIEPGQASPVWLLPLVAPMVSAALGPLLVPHLPAGQPRETLLLGCVALFGLSLLAVLVMLPMVFARLVTSGPPPLVLTPTLFLVLGPLGQSTTAAGKFADVAPGALSAPYVHGFAFFAVLYGVPVMGFALLWLALAVALVVRARRRGMGFAMTWWAFTFPLGTCATGAESLARHTGLAAFDILAVALYALLVAAWSVAAVGTARGLISGRLLAAPR
- a CDS encoding helical backbone metal receptor is translated as MVSLVPSLTEAVAVTLPGALVAATDWCTHPAGLDVRRVGGTKNPDVDAVLRLAPDLVLANEEENREPDLTALRQAGVEVLVTEVRDVPGALRELDRVLRACGARGRPRWLDEAEAAWAGPPAPERRRSAVVPVWRRPWMVLGRDTFAGDVLARLGVDNLYAGHADRYPRIPLAELTAASPDLAVLPDEPYRFTPDDGPESFPDIPCALVDGRMLTWYGPSMAEAPGRLSAALRAAGR